Proteins from a single region of Pseudomonas sp. 10S4:
- a CDS encoding zinc-binding alcohol dehydrogenase family protein, whose protein sequence is MKAIAYYAALPISDAKSLQDIELPEPVPGPRDLLVEVKAISVNPVDAKVRQNVQPEGGAAKVLGWDVAGVVKAVGSEVTLFKTGDKVFYAGSIARAGGNSELHVVDERIVGHMPKTLGFAEAAALPLTAITAWELLFERLQVREGKTDEGQSLLIVGAAGGVGSILTQLARQLTGLKVIGTASRPQTQSWVRELGADLVIDHSQPLSEELKRAGVGQVTHVASLTQTDEHLDQLIEALAPQGKLALIDDPKALDVTKLKRKSISLHWEFMYTRSLFETADMIEQHNLLNRVAGLIDAGTLKTTVGEHFGTINATNLRRAHELLESGKSKGKIVLEGF, encoded by the coding sequence ATGAAAGCCATTGCCTATTACGCCGCCCTGCCGATCAGCGACGCAAAATCCCTGCAAGACATCGAACTGCCAGAACCGGTCCCCGGTCCCCGCGACCTGCTGGTGGAAGTCAAAGCCATCTCGGTCAACCCGGTGGACGCCAAGGTTCGGCAGAACGTCCAGCCTGAAGGCGGCGCGGCAAAAGTGCTGGGTTGGGACGTGGCGGGCGTGGTCAAAGCTGTAGGCAGTGAAGTGACGCTGTTCAAGACCGGCGACAAAGTGTTTTACGCCGGCTCCATCGCCCGGGCTGGCGGCAATAGCGAACTGCATGTGGTGGACGAGCGGATTGTCGGCCATATGCCGAAAACCCTCGGTTTCGCTGAAGCCGCCGCCCTGCCGTTAACCGCGATCACCGCGTGGGAATTGTTGTTCGAGCGCCTGCAAGTGCGCGAAGGCAAAACCGATGAAGGCCAGAGTCTGCTGATCGTCGGGGCTGCCGGCGGTGTCGGCTCGATCCTGACCCAACTCGCCAGGCAACTCACCGGGCTGAAGGTCATCGGCACCGCATCTCGCCCACAAACCCAGAGCTGGGTGCGTGAGCTGGGGGCCGATCTGGTGATCGATCACAGCCAGCCGTTGAGCGAAGAACTCAAGCGTGCCGGCGTTGGGCAGGTGACCCACGTCGCCAGCCTGACCCAAACCGATGAGCACCTAGATCAACTGATCGAAGCCTTGGCGCCTCAGGGCAAACTGGCGCTGATCGATGATCCAAAGGCGCTGGACGTGACCAAGCTCAAGCGCAAGAGCATTTCGCTGCACTGGGAATTTATGTACACCCGCTCGCTGTTTGAAACGGCCGACATGATCGAGCAGCACAACCTGCTCAACCGCGTGGCCGGGCTGATTGATGCCGGCACGCTGAAAACCACAGTGGGCGAACACTTCGGCACCATCAACGCAACCAACCTGCGCCGCGCCCATGAACTGCTGGAAAGCGGCAAGTCCAAGGGCAAGATTGTGCTGGAAGGGTTCTAA
- a CDS encoding putative quinol monooxygenase, whose product MSQPFTAIATLIAKAGQQDALEQHLRALLEPTRAEAGCGQYDLHQDLANPLAFYMIEQWSSDQALQAHDASAHIQNFRAKAGDFLEHFDLKRLRTLA is encoded by the coding sequence ATGTCCCAGCCTTTTACCGCCATCGCCACCCTCATCGCCAAAGCTGGCCAGCAGGACGCCCTCGAACAGCACTTGCGAGCGCTACTGGAACCGACCCGCGCCGAGGCCGGTTGCGGTCAATACGACTTGCATCAGGATCTGGCCAACCCACTGGCGTTCTACATGATCGAACAATGGAGCAGCGACCAAGCCCTGCAAGCCCATGACGCCAGCGCCCACATCCAGAACTTCCGCGCCAAGGCCGGTGACTTTCTCGAACACTTCGACCTCAAGCGCCTGCGCACCCTGGCCTGA
- a CDS encoding LysR family transcriptional regulator, with the protein MLRFDDLQLFVRAADLGSLSAAARVMDMSAAVASAALKRIEQQLGARLLARSTRSLRLTAEGEGFLEYARAALSNLDEGRRLLASGQDQVSGVLQLSAPSDFGRNLLLPWLDEFQREHPKLTVRLLLGDRIADLFRQPVDIALRYGEPEDSSLVALPIAPQNRRVLCASPGYLARHGEPRQLEQLAQHNCLLFMLGSRVHDHWSFHDGKREVGLTVSGDRFSDDADVVRLWAVAGAGIAYKSWLDVAADVLAGRLKVLMPELLCERAPLNLLCAHRAQLSKPVNLLREMLASRCAHLGRQFPALPGVDQ; encoded by the coding sequence ATGCTGCGTTTCGATGACTTGCAGTTGTTTGTCCGGGCGGCGGACCTGGGCAGCCTGTCGGCGGCGGCGCGGGTGATGGACATGTCGGCGGCAGTGGCCAGCGCGGCGCTGAAGCGTATCGAACAGCAACTCGGCGCGCGGTTGCTAGCCCGTTCCACCCGCAGTCTGCGCCTGACGGCCGAAGGTGAAGGCTTTCTGGAATATGCCCGGGCGGCCCTGAGCAATCTGGATGAGGGCCGCCGTCTGCTGGCCAGCGGACAGGATCAGGTCAGCGGTGTGCTGCAACTGTCGGCGCCGTCGGATTTCGGACGCAACCTGTTGCTGCCATGGCTGGATGAATTTCAGCGTGAACATCCGAAACTCACTGTGCGTTTACTGTTGGGGGATCGCATCGCCGACCTGTTCCGCCAACCGGTGGACATTGCCCTGCGTTACGGCGAGCCAGAAGATTCGAGCCTGGTGGCGCTGCCCATAGCCCCGCAAAACCGCCGGGTCCTCTGCGCCTCGCCCGGTTATCTGGCCCGGCACGGCGAGCCGCGCCAACTGGAGCAACTGGCGCAACACAATTGCCTGTTGTTCATGCTCGGCAGCCGGGTTCACGATCACTGGAGTTTCCACGATGGCAAGCGCGAAGTCGGGTTGACGGTCAGTGGTGACCGTTTCAGCGATGACGCTGACGTGGTGCGACTGTGGGCCGTTGCGGGGGCGGGGATTGCCTACAAGTCCTGGCTCGATGTGGCTGCCGATGTGTTGGCCGGTCGCTTGAAAGTGCTGATGCCGGAGTTGCTCTGTGAGCGCGCACCACTGAATTTACTGTGTGCTCATCGCGCGCAATTGAGTAAGCCGGTGAACCTTTTGCGGGAAATGCTTGCCAGCCGATGTGCGCATTTGGGGCGTCAATTTCCAGCCCTACCGGGTGTAGATCAATAG
- the tssI gene encoding type VI secretion system tip protein TssI/VgrG, whose translation MFAPANQTHFALTIEGLDNDLQVLALQGREAISQPFVFEVDLVSEQPSLDLETLLHKPAFLQLSPDGSGIHGQIYRAAQGDSGKRLTRYSVTLRPQLSYLAHRINQRIFQNLTVPKIVGMVLEEHGIQSNAYEFKVGAIYPERIYCVQYDESDLQFIQRLCEEEGIHYHFQHSATAHKLVFGDDQTVFPKLAPVAYQQDSGMVATNPVIKRFDLRLETRTSRTTRRDYDFEKPRLTLEAENRGDALPDLEDYDYPGRFIDRERGKHLAKRALERHRSDFQLAEGRSDQPILVSGHFLALTEHPKAKWNDLWLLTEILHEGKQPQVLEESVTSNTTALKDDFHQGYRNRFQATPWDVPNRPPLNHPKPRILGSQSAVVTGPKGEEIHCDQYGRVKVQFHWDREGQADDKTSCWLRVSSAWAGAHYGGIAIPRIGMEVLVSFLEGDPDQPLISGCLYHKENVVPYDLPANKTRSTFKTLSSPGGGGYNELRIEDKKGQEQIFLHAQRDWDENVEHDQKIRVGNERHDTVEQNSYSEFKAEEHHTVYADRKVETRANDHLTVGVNQHIKVGTGQFIEAGQEIHLSSGMKVVLEAGSELTLIGGGSFIKIDGSGVTLSGPVINMNSGGSPGNGTGAAPLMPGVLKQADADTAGQVLTPAQINTLKRNAPFCEECEKCKAGACAI comes from the coding sequence ATGTTCGCGCCGGCCAATCAGACTCACTTTGCCCTGACTATCGAAGGTCTGGATAACGATCTCCAGGTTCTTGCCCTGCAAGGTCGGGAAGCCATCAGCCAGCCTTTTGTGTTTGAGGTGGATCTGGTCAGTGAACAGCCGTCCCTGGACCTCGAAACGCTCCTGCACAAACCGGCCTTTTTGCAGCTCTCGCCTGACGGCAGCGGCATTCACGGCCAGATCTATCGTGCCGCCCAGGGCGATTCCGGCAAACGCCTGACCCGCTACTCGGTGACCCTGCGCCCGCAACTGTCCTACCTGGCGCACCGCATCAACCAACGGATCTTCCAGAACCTCACCGTCCCTAAAATCGTCGGCATGGTCCTCGAAGAGCACGGCATTCAAAGCAACGCCTACGAATTCAAAGTCGGGGCGATTTATCCCGAGCGCATCTACTGCGTTCAATACGATGAATCGGACCTGCAATTTATCCAGCGCCTGTGCGAGGAAGAAGGTATTCACTACCACTTCCAGCACAGCGCCACGGCCCACAAACTGGTGTTCGGCGATGACCAGACGGTGTTCCCGAAACTCGCGCCAGTGGCCTATCAGCAAGACTCCGGCATGGTCGCGACTAACCCGGTGATCAAGCGCTTCGACCTGCGCCTGGAAACCCGCACCAGCCGCACCACCCGCCGCGACTACGACTTCGAAAAACCGCGCCTGACCCTCGAAGCGGAAAACCGTGGCGACGCCCTGCCCGACCTCGAAGACTACGACTACCCCGGTCGCTTCATCGACCGCGAACGTGGCAAACACTTGGCCAAACGTGCCCTCGAACGTCACCGCAGCGACTTCCAGTTGGCCGAAGGCCGAAGCGATCAGCCGATCCTGGTCAGCGGGCACTTCCTGGCCCTGACCGAACACCCGAAAGCCAAATGGAACGACCTGTGGCTGCTCACCGAAATTCTCCACGAAGGCAAACAGCCGCAAGTGCTGGAAGAGTCGGTCACCAGTAACACCACGGCGCTGAAGGACGACTTCCATCAAGGCTATCGCAATCGTTTCCAGGCGACCCCGTGGGACGTACCGAACCGTCCACCACTGAACCACCCCAAACCACGAATCCTCGGCAGCCAGAGCGCCGTGGTTACCGGACCCAAAGGTGAAGAAATCCACTGCGACCAGTACGGCCGCGTCAAAGTGCAGTTCCACTGGGACCGCGAAGGCCAGGCCGACGACAAGACCAGCTGCTGGCTGCGCGTCTCCTCCGCCTGGGCCGGCGCCCACTACGGCGGCATCGCCATCCCGCGGATCGGCATGGAAGTGCTGGTCAGCTTCCTTGAAGGCGACCCCGATCAACCCCTGATCAGCGGCTGCCTGTACCACAAGGAAAACGTCGTCCCCTACGACCTGCCGGCGAACAAAACTCGCAGCACCTTCAAAACCCTGAGCTCCCCCGGTGGCGGCGGTTACAACGAACTGCGCATCGAGGACAAGAAAGGCCAGGAACAAATCTTCCTGCACGCCCAGCGCGACTGGGACGAAAACGTCGAGCACGACCAGAAGATTCGGGTCGGCAACGAACGCCACGACACCGTCGAGCAAAACAGCTACAGCGAATTCAAAGCCGAAGAACACCACACCGTCTACGCCGACCGCAAAGTCGAAACCCGCGCCAACGACCACCTCACCGTGGGCGTTAACCAACACATCAAGGTGGGTACCGGGCAATTCATTGAAGCGGGTCAGGAAATTCACCTGAGCAGCGGCATGAAAGTGGTGCTCGAAGCCGGCAGCGAACTGACCCTGATCGGTGGCGGGAGCTTCATCAAGATCGACGGCAGCGGCGTCACGCTGAGCGGGCCGGTGATCAACATGAACTCCGGTGGCAGTCCCGGGAATGGCACTGGCGCGGCGCCGTTGATGCCCGGCGTACTGAAACAGGCCGACGCCGACACGGCCGGTCAAGTCCTGACACCGGCGCAAATCAATACGTTGAAACGCAATGCGCCGTTCTGTGAAGAGTGTGAAAAATGCAAGGCAGGTGCTTGTGCGATCTGA
- a CDS encoding Hcp family type VI secretion system effector, which translates to MATPAYMSVTGEKQGLITAGAFTADSVGNTYQEGHEDQVMVQAFNHDVIIPRDPQSGQPTGQRVHKPVVITKVYDKSSPLLQAALTSGERMSEIVIQWFRTSAQGTQEHYYTTKLEDAIIVAINNKMHNCQDPSNSHFTHLEEVQFTYRKITWTHEVSGTSGSDDWRQPVA; encoded by the coding sequence ATGGCTACACCAGCGTACATGTCCGTCACTGGCGAAAAACAAGGTCTGATCACTGCCGGCGCGTTCACCGCCGACTCGGTTGGCAACACCTACCAGGAAGGTCACGAAGACCAGGTCATGGTTCAGGCTTTCAACCACGACGTAATCATCCCGCGTGACCCGCAGTCCGGCCAACCGACCGGTCAGCGCGTACACAAACCAGTCGTGATCACCAAGGTCTACGACAAGTCTTCGCCACTGCTGCAAGCTGCTCTGACTTCCGGCGAGCGCATGAGCGAAATCGTTATCCAGTGGTTCCGTACTTCTGCTCAGGGTACCCAAGAGCACTACTACACCACCAAACTGGAAGACGCGATCATCGTCGCCATCAACAACAAAATGCACAACTGCCAGGACCCGTCGAACTCCCACTTCACCCACCTGGAAGAAGTGCAGTTCACCTACCGCAAAATCACCTGGACACACGAAGTATCCGGTACTTCGGGTTCCGATGACTGGCGTCAGCCAGTCGCTTAA
- a CDS encoding recombinase family protein codes for MFIRAYLRASTEEQDAARARKSLEQFASDHNKVIASVYLENASGATADRPELLRLIKDARKGDVFLLESIDRLSRLPVEDWQKLKAAIDSKGLRIVALDLPTTHQGMQDTKGDEFTGRMLEAINSMLVEMMAAIARKDYEQRRERQAQGIEKAKAAGKYQGRPVDEDLHRRVKELLSAGLGIRATARHAQCSTTTVLRIRDTPVTQSALPPRNAL; via the coding sequence ATGTTCATCCGTGCATACCTCCGAGCATCGACCGAAGAGCAGGACGCAGCCCGCGCCCGGAAATCGCTCGAGCAGTTCGCCAGCGATCACAACAAGGTCATTGCCAGTGTGTACCTGGAGAATGCCAGCGGTGCGACCGCAGACCGGCCTGAGCTGCTGCGCCTAATCAAGGATGCTCGTAAGGGTGATGTGTTTTTGTTGGAGTCGATAGATCGCCTCTCGCGCCTTCCTGTGGAGGACTGGCAGAAACTCAAGGCTGCGATTGATTCCAAGGGGTTGCGCATCGTCGCGCTCGACTTGCCAACGACCCACCAGGGGATGCAGGACACCAAGGGTGACGAGTTCACAGGGCGGATGCTGGAAGCGATCAATTCGATGCTGGTGGAAATGATGGCCGCTATTGCTCGCAAGGATTACGAGCAACGGCGCGAGCGCCAGGCCCAGGGTATCGAGAAGGCCAAAGCCGCTGGCAAGTACCAGGGGCGGCCAGTAGACGAGGACCTACATCGGAGAGTTAAGGAGCTGCTAAGCGCAGGGTTAGGCATCCGAGCAACAGCTCGACACGCCCAGTGCTCCACCACAACCGTGCTTCGCATCAGGGATACCCCCGTTACACAGAGCGCGCTACCGCCTCGCAATGCTCTATGA
- a CDS encoding TetR family transcriptional regulator, which produces MTIKRKPSDTREKELQLALYRIERGRAKTGEKKVSIAGVAREAGVSAALIHNHYPKIAEVIRESQGRSSRAQRDVKHQDLIAERERNRELRKEVEDLRLKVARLASINEVLLNENRDLKAKKNDPKVLDLHPNDHQTPQWRPEENGPK; this is translated from the coding sequence ATGACTATCAAGCGTAAGCCTTCTGACACCCGTGAGAAAGAACTACAACTGGCGCTCTATCGCATCGAACGTGGCCGCGCTAAGACGGGTGAGAAAAAAGTATCCATCGCCGGTGTAGCACGGGAAGCAGGTGTATCGGCTGCGCTCATCCATAATCACTATCCGAAGATTGCCGAAGTGATCCGTGAATCGCAAGGGCGCTCCAGTCGCGCTCAACGCGACGTAAAACACCAGGATTTAATTGCTGAACGAGAGAGGAATCGGGAGCTGCGCAAGGAGGTGGAGGATCTTCGTTTAAAGGTCGCCAGACTCGCCTCTATCAACGAAGTTCTGCTAAACGAAAATCGAGATCTGAAGGCCAAGAAGAACGATCCCAAAGTGCTCGATTTGCATCCTAACGACCACCAGACGCCGCAGTGGCGACCGGAAGAGAACGGCCCAAAGTAG